A single window of Bradyrhizobium daqingense DNA harbors:
- a CDS encoding ABC transporter permease, with amino-acid sequence MAGLTLASPSAERRVYSPWRETWRRYSRHKLAVVSAFLLLILVLAVVFGPFVWRVKIDEIDIVAGMQGPSLAHPFGTDDLGQDILARMIYGGRISLAVGLAAMLVSVFIGVLIGALAGMSRGALGHGLMWLTDLFLSLPQLPLLLLLIYLFRDGLKQMFGPEGGIFILIVLVIGGLRWMPVARLVRAQFLSIREKEFVEAARALGASPVRQVVRHILPNALGPVIIAGTIDVAAAIIAESTLSFLGLGFPPDTPTWGRLLYDAKDFLDIGPHWALFPGGAIFIAVVAINFIGDGLRDALDARRVI; translated from the coding sequence ATGGCTGGCTTGACCCTCGCATCTCCCTCCGCTGAGCGGCGGGTCTACTCGCCTTGGCGCGAGACGTGGCGACGCTACAGCCGCCACAAGCTTGCCGTCGTCAGTGCGTTCCTGCTCCTCATTCTTGTCCTGGCGGTGGTGTTTGGTCCGTTCGTCTGGCGGGTCAAGATCGACGAGATCGATATCGTGGCTGGCATGCAGGGTCCCTCGCTGGCCCATCCCTTCGGCACCGACGATCTCGGGCAGGACATCCTCGCTCGTATGATCTACGGCGGGCGGATCTCGCTTGCCGTCGGACTTGCCGCAATGCTGGTGTCGGTCTTTATCGGCGTGCTAATCGGCGCGCTCGCCGGTATGTCGCGCGGGGCGCTTGGACACGGCCTGATGTGGCTCACCGACCTCTTCCTATCGCTGCCGCAGTTGCCGCTGCTGCTGCTGCTGATCTATCTCTTCCGCGACGGGCTGAAGCAGATGTTCGGCCCCGAGGGCGGCATCTTCATCCTGATCGTGCTGGTGATCGGGGGGCTGCGCTGGATGCCGGTCGCGCGCCTGGTGCGCGCCCAGTTCCTCTCGATCCGCGAGAAAGAGTTCGTCGAAGCCGCACGCGCGCTCGGCGCCAGTCCCGTGCGGCAGGTGGTGCGGCACATCCTGCCCAATGCGCTCGGTCCCGTGATCATCGCCGGCACCATCGATGTCGCCGCCGCAATCATCGCGGAATCGACTCTGTCCTTTCTAGGCCTCGGCTTCCCGCCCGATACCCCGACCTGGGGCCGGCTGCTCTATGACGCCAAGGACTTCCTCGACATCGGCCCGCACTGGGCGCTGTTTCCGGGCGGCGCGATCTTCATCGCAGTAGTCGCCATCAACTTCATCGGCGACGGCCTGCGCGACGCGCTTGATGCGCGACGGGTGATCTGA
- a CDS encoding ABC transporter ATP-binding protein, giving the protein MAPLLEIKGLKTHFSTDDGILQAVDGVDISINKGETLCVVGESGCGKTVTAMSILKLIAMPPGRIAAGQIIFEGRDLVPLTSNQLDEIRAKEIGFIFQEPMTSLNPVLTIGEQIAESLRRHEAVTKKQALERTIEMLKLVQIPNAEGRVHNYPHQFSGGMRQRVMIAMALACKPKLIIADEPTTALDVTIQAQILDLLQDMKDRFGMAVMLITHAMGVVAETAQRVVVMYAGKVVEEAPVDELFGNPRHPYTQGLIRSIPRIDLDSEHKTRLEAIGGSVPILINPPVGCRFAPRCKFAMNVCTEKEPLLREIAPGHRMACHLGDLSLGGAA; this is encoded by the coding sequence ATGGCGCCGCTGCTCGAGATCAAGGGCCTGAAAACCCACTTCTCCACCGATGACGGCATCCTCCAGGCCGTCGACGGCGTGGACATCTCCATCAACAAGGGCGAGACGCTCTGCGTCGTTGGCGAGTCCGGCTGCGGCAAGACCGTCACCGCGATGTCGATCCTGAAGCTGATCGCGATGCCGCCGGGCCGGATCGCGGCAGGCCAGATCATCTTCGAGGGACGCGATCTCGTGCCGCTGACGAGCAATCAGCTCGACGAGATCCGCGCCAAGGAGATCGGCTTCATCTTCCAGGAGCCGATGACCTCGCTCAACCCGGTGCTCACCATCGGCGAGCAGATCGCCGAGAGCCTGCGTCGCCACGAAGCGGTGACCAAGAAGCAGGCGCTCGAGCGCACCATCGAGATGCTGAAGCTGGTACAGATCCCGAACGCCGAAGGCCGCGTGCACAATTATCCGCACCAGTTCTCCGGCGGCATGCGCCAGCGGGTCATGATCGCGATGGCGCTCGCCTGCAAGCCCAAGCTGATCATCGCCGACGAGCCGACCACCGCGCTCGACGTCACCATCCAGGCGCAGATCCTCGACCTCCTGCAGGACATGAAGGACCGCTTCGGCATGGCGGTGATGCTGATCACCCATGCCATGGGTGTCGTTGCCGAGACCGCGCAGCGCGTCGTTGTGATGTATGCCGGCAAGGTGGTGGAGGAGGCGCCCGTCGACGAGCTGTTCGGTAATCCCCGCCATCCCTATACGCAAGGCCTGATCCGCTCGATCCCGCGCATCGATCTCGACAGCGAGCACAAGACGCGGCTGGAGGCGATCGGCGGATCGGTGCCGATCCTGATCAACCCGCCGGTCGGCTGCCGTTTCGCACCGCGCTGCAAGTTCGCCATGAACGTCTGCACCGAGAAGGAGCCGCTGCTGCGCGAGATCGCACCCGGCCACCGCATGGCCTGTCACTTGGGAGATTTGAGCCTCGGAGGCGCGGCATGA